In the genome of Rhizobium rhizogenes, one region contains:
- the map gene encoding type I methionyl aminopeptidase, producing the protein MVTYIDAASAPLKNTGVIRLYTPEDFDGMRKACQLTARCLDELAAIVKPGVTTDAIDRFVFEFGADHGALPATLNYRGYTKSVCTSINHVVCHGIPDEKPLREGDIVNIDVTYVLDGWHGDSSRMYPVGQIKRAAERLMEVTYECLLRGIAAVKPGVRTGAIGAAIQAYAEAERCSVVRDFCGHGVGRLFHDTPNILHYGRPDEGPEIREGMIFTIEPMINLGKPHVKVLSDGWTAVTRDRSLSAQYEHAVGVTATGCEIFTLSPGGFDRPGLPPLPPA; encoded by the coding sequence ATGGTCACCTATATCGACGCAGCCTCCGCCCCCCTCAAGAACACCGGCGTCATCCGCCTCTATACCCCTGAGGACTTCGACGGGATGCGCAAGGCGTGCCAGCTGACGGCCCGTTGCCTCGATGAACTGGCGGCGATCGTCAAGCCCGGCGTGACGACGGATGCCATCGACCGTTTCGTCTTCGAATTCGGCGCCGACCACGGCGCGCTGCCGGCGACGCTGAATTATCGCGGTTACACGAAATCCGTCTGCACCTCGATCAACCATGTCGTCTGCCACGGCATTCCGGATGAAAAGCCGCTGCGCGAAGGCGATATCGTCAATATCGACGTGACCTATGTGCTGGATGGATGGCATGGCGATTCGAGCCGCATGTATCCGGTCGGCCAGATCAAGCGTGCCGCCGAGCGGCTGATGGAAGTGACCTATGAATGCCTGCTGCGCGGCATCGCGGCGGTGAAGCCCGGCGTGCGCACCGGCGCGATCGGCGCGGCCATCCAGGCCTATGCGGAAGCGGAGCGCTGCTCTGTCGTGCGCGATTTCTGCGGCCACGGCGTCGGACGCCTGTTCCACGACACGCCAAACATCCTGCATTACGGCCGCCCGGACGAAGGACCGGAAATCCGCGAAGGCATGATCTTCACCATCGAGCCGATGATCAATCTCGGCAAGCCGCATGTGAAGGTGCTTTCCGACGGCTGGACAGCGGTGACGCGCGACCGGTCGCTCTCCGCGCAATATGAACATGCCGTTGGCGTCACGGCCACCGGCTGCGAAATCTTCACGCTGTCACCGGGTGGTTTCGATCGCCCAGGCCTGCCGCCGCTCCCCCCCGCATAA
- the radC gene encoding RadC family protein: MAKRPAPPSADLSTTSGFQAGEGDFFSEADERGFFAEPRSTPRKPERAAAVAEQEADAAHYHGHRDRLRARYRDGGDAALADYELLELLLFRLIPRRDTKPIAKALIARFGTLGGVLGAPLPLLQEVKGVGEAVALDLKLVASVSQRMLKSEIRNKQVLGSWSSVIDYCHAAMAHETREQFRILFLDKRNVLIADEVQGQGTVDHTPVYPREVVRRALELSSTALILIHNHPSGDPTPSRADIEMTKTIIDTAKPLGIAVHDHIIIGKDGHASFKGLRLI; this comes from the coding sequence ATGGCAAAACGCCCTGCCCCGCCTTCCGCCGATCTTTCCACGACGTCAGGCTTTCAGGCGGGCGAAGGCGATTTTTTCAGCGAGGCGGATGAGCGCGGCTTTTTTGCCGAACCGCGAAGCACGCCCAGAAAGCCCGAGCGGGCCGCGGCCGTTGCAGAACAGGAAGCGGATGCCGCCCATTATCACGGCCACCGGGATCGGCTGCGGGCGCGCTACCGCGATGGCGGCGACGCGGCACTTGCCGACTATGAATTGCTGGAACTCCTGCTGTTCCGGCTGATCCCGAGGCGCGATACCAAACCGATCGCCAAGGCGCTGATTGCCCGTTTTGGAACGCTCGGCGGTGTTCTCGGCGCGCCTTTGCCACTGTTGCAGGAGGTGAAGGGCGTCGGCGAGGCCGTGGCGCTCGATCTGAAGCTCGTCGCTTCGGTCTCCCAGCGCATGCTGAAAAGCGAGATCCGCAACAAGCAGGTTCTCGGCTCCTGGTCATCGGTTATCGATTATTGCCATGCCGCCATGGCCCATGAAACGCGTGAGCAGTTCCGCATCCTGTTCCTAGACAAGCGCAACGTCCTGATCGCCGACGAGGTGCAGGGTCAGGGAACCGTGGACCACACCCCGGTCTATCCGCGCGAAGTGGTGCGCCGCGCCCTCGAATTATCCTCTACCGCCCTGATTTTAATACATAATCACCCAAGTGGGGACCCTACCCCCTCGCGTGCGGATATCGAGATGACCAAGACCATCATCGATACGGCCAAACCGCTCGGCATCGCCGTCCACGACCACATCATCATCGGCAAGGACGGCCATGCCAGCTTCAAGGGCCTGCGACTGATCTGA
- a CDS encoding TadE/TadG family type IV pilus assembly protein, with amino-acid sequence MRNGVRFFRDRSGSSAVEFAIVAPIFFLVLLTMIAYGIYLMAAYSVQQIAADAARTAVAGLNTTERQQLARDFVTRSDLSYAFMDKKRFTVDVATDPANANQFTVKVEYDARDLPIWSLYSYTLPEPVIRRFSTIRIGGA; translated from the coding sequence ATGCGTAATGGAGTACGTTTCTTTCGCGATCGATCCGGCTCGTCAGCCGTCGAGTTCGCCATCGTCGCGCCTATCTTCTTTCTCGTCCTGCTGACCATGATCGCCTACGGAATCTATCTGATGGCGGCCTATTCGGTGCAGCAGATCGCCGCCGACGCGGCAAGGACGGCCGTTGCCGGATTGAATACCACCGAGCGCCAGCAGCTTGCCCGGGATTTCGTCACCAGAAGCGATCTCAGTTACGCTTTCATGGACAAGAAGCGTTTCACCGTCGATGTCGCGACCGATCCCGCCAATGCCAACCAGTTCACGGTCAAGGTCGAATATGACGCCCGCGACCTGCCGATCTGGAGCCTCTACAGCTACACCCTGCCCGAGCCGGTCATCCGGCGTTTTTCCACCATCCGGATCGGAGGAGCATGA